In a single window of the Acyrthosiphon pisum isolate AL4f chromosome X, pea_aphid_22Mar2018_4r6ur, whole genome shotgun sequence genome:
- the LOC100572057 gene encoding uncharacterized protein LOC100572057: protein MMNTEILKIGFIVLILWLVIRLFIKQDNCEGVSAKQPSVPVNFQRLTTLDQLKLLLYKLEELEQQNLSPCKTKLVSVAERLKKMNIFQIKSELLYKDELMQYERAIDWIKSPAEFRNRCGPPNLFSAYSPMTDSDIKRLAELTLPPVDITKTPVEPSRWSVASGESSLPVVDQWLANTVCLLIEFLDMALNFKDMVCSWVYNDHFTEHGGLVKFLCHAIVVTAEEDTEADKTIFTLDFMVPSSVTLDSLPKSNAIGIPIKPRKGFCCFPVKYTESNA from the exons atgatgaatactgaaatattaaaaatcgggTTTATAGTGCTAATATTATGGTTGGTAATTAGGTTGTTCATAAAACAAGACAATTGCGAAGGTGTGTCAGCAAAACAGCCCTCAGTGCCAGTAAATTTTCAGCGGTTGACAACTTTAGATCAATTGAAACTGTTACTATATAAGTTGGAAGAGCTTGAACAGCAAAACCTCAGTCCGTGTAAAACAAAACTTGTATCAGTGGCTGAGcgtctaaaaaaaatgaacatatttcAGATTAAATCTGAACTCTTATACAAAGACGAATTGATGCAATACGAAAGAGCTATCGATTGGATTAAGTCACCAGCTGAGTTCCGCAACAG GTGTGGACCACCAAACTTATTCTCCGCATACTCGCCCATGACTGATAGTGACATAAAACGATTAGCCGAGTTGACTTTGCCACCGGTTGACATTACCAAAACGCCAGTCGAACCATCACGGTGGTCAGTTGCTAGCGGTGAATCGTCACTTCCAGTTGTAGACCAATGGCTGGCAAATACCGTTTGTTTACTGATAGAATTCTTGGACATGGCATTGAACTTCAAAGATATGGTGTGTTCTTGGGTCTACAATGACCACTTTACTGAACACGGTGGGTTAGTAAAATTCCTTTGCCATGCCATCGTGGTCACCGCTGAAGAGGATACGGAAGCTGATAAAACGATATTCACATTAGACTTTATGGTTCCATCTAGTGTGACCCTAGACAGTCTACCTAAAAGTAATGCCATCGGGATTCCGATAAAACCACGGAAGGGATTCTGCTGCTTTCCGGTCAAGTACACGGAGTCGAATGCATAA
- the LOC100158829 gene encoding MOB kinase activator 1B-like: MYGTLTEFCTDESCSTMSAGPKYEYHWVDGLTDQLDDETLFPARIGDPFPKNFISIAKTILKRLLRVYAQCTCKQGNYVNYVEWLNKRSPVFAIFVLWIFNRAYFTLNRIHLVEMEM, encoded by the exons ATGTATGGTACATTAACAGAGTTCTGCACCGATGAAAGTTGTTCTACAATGTCTGCCGGACCCAAATATGAATATCATTGGGTAGATGGCCTGACT GATCAATTGGACGATGAAACATTGTTCCCTGCAAGAATCGGTGACCCATTTCCTAAGAACTTCATATCAATTGCTAAGACAATACTTAAACGGTTATTGAGGGTGTATGCACAATGCACAT GTAAACAAggaaattatgttaattatgttGAATGGTTAAATAAGAGATCACCTGTATTTGCTATCTTTGTTTTATGGATATTTAACAGagcatattttactttaaatagaaTCCATTTAGTTgag ATGGAAATGTGA